TGTTGGCAATTTGAGCAAAGATATCGTAGTGAGACAACATTTCTTCATTAATGTCTTTAATCATGACCGCATCACAACTTACTTGATACCCACGTTTTGCTAATTCGCTTTCTAAAGCGCTTTTAATTTGGTGGCTGGAATTAACTCCGGCGCCACATGCTGCTAGAATTTTGACCATTTCAATTTCATCCTTTCTTAATTGCGATAGTATTATTTTTGTACTTGTTTAATAGCTGCTTCCATTTGCGCGTAAACCGGTTCAGCCATTGCCGGAATGCGGTAAAGAATCGCGCCAGCATCAACGACAGGAATATTAACAGGAAACCCTAAATCGTGTTGGCAATTTGAGCAAAGATATCGTAGTGAGACAACATTTCTTCATTAATGTCTTTAATCATGACCGCATCACAACTTACTTGATACCCGCGTTTTGCTAATTCACTTTCTAAAGCGCTTTTAATTTGGTGGCTGGAATTAACTCCGGCGCCACATGCTGCTAAAATTTTAACCATAGTGATTACTCTCCTTTAAAATTTTCTACTAAAAATTGGTAAATTTGTTTTGGATCTTCATAAGTAAAGAATTCAAGCATTTTTTTGCGATCAGTAGAATTAATAAAATCCATGATATCTGCCAATAAACCGGCCTGCGCTTCACCATCTTCATTCAAAATCATAAATAGAAAAGAAACTTGTAATTCTTCATCTGGATTGATCATATTGTGAAATGTGATTGCTTGATTAATTTTGATTGGCACAATTCGCGTTGTTTTAACGAATTCGCTTTCAGTATGAGGTATCGCAATATTAGGTAACTGTGAATCAACAGGGGTCATATCTAAACCTGTTGGATAATTTAACTCACGTTCAATCAAATTTACGATGAAATCATCTGTTACCAAATCCTTCTTTAATAAATCTTGGTAAACTTCGTTGAAGACTTCTTCTTGCGTGGTTTTATCAGATACATAAACCGTGTCAGGGGCAAAGAATTCTTTTCCTGTACTCACTATAATTCCTCCTGTTCGCTTTTGTTTAATAGTGTGTTTAAACCTTGCTTACACTCATATTATAATCGCTTTCAAACGCTTGTCAACTAGAAATCAAAATAAAATAAACACTAATTCGCGTTTTATTGTTGAAAAATGTTTTGTTCTGTTTTAATATGAGGATGAAAGGAGGGTGCATATGCTTAAAAGTGAACGACAACGCTCCATTTTAAATCTTTGTGAGCAATATGGTGTGATTACAGTACAATTTGTGCGTAAAAATCTCCAAGTATCGGATATGACGATTCGGCGTGATTTGGAAGAATTGGCGCAGCAAGATAAAATCATTCGCGTTCACGGTGGTGCGCAAAGTAAAACATTTGCCGCTGGGAAAAGTACGGTGATTGAAAATGCTGCAATAGTGCCATTAGACGATTTGGAACTTTCCCATTTAGAGAAAAAACGCATTAGTATAGAAGAAAAAAATTATATTGCCAAACAGGCTGTTCAATTTATTGATTCAGGAGATACGATTTTTTTAGGTTCAGGGACAACAATTGAATTAATGACAAAATATTTAATGAAACATGATTTGCGGGTTGTTACGAATAGTTTGCCAGTCTTTAACTTATTACAAGAAAATGAACAGTTGGATTTATATTTGGTTGGCGGGTCTTATCGGCAAAAAACTGGCGCTTTTGTGGGATCAATCGCCAATGAAACAATTCAAAAGTTAAGTATTGAAAAAGCGTTTGTTGGAGTCAATGGCGTAAGGGAAGAATATGTATCTACTTTCAGCATCGAAGAAGGCAAGTTTCAACAACTGGTTTTAAATCAGGCAAAGAAGCGTTACTTGGTTGCCGATGCACATAAATTTAACCAAAGTGATTTTTATAACTTTTTCAATTTACGAGATATTGATGCATTATTCACCGATAAAAGTATTGAAGAAGCTGTCAAAAATAAATATCAACAATATACCACTATCTATAGTTAGAAAATATAGCGAAATTAGAGGAGGAATACAAATGCGTGTCGTACTTGGTTCAGATGCACAGGCAAAGAAATTGAAGGATATTATCAAAGAGTATTTAGTTGGCGAAGGTTTTGAAGTCGTGGATAAAACAGAAACACCAGCCGCAGATTTCGTTGATTCAACTTTAGCTATCGCAAATGATATTAAAGAAAACGAAGGCTCAATGGGAATTGCTTTTGATGGTTACGGTGCGGGGAGTTTTATGGTAGCCACAAAAGTTAAAGGCATGGTCGCTGCAGAAGTCTCTGATGAACGTTCTGCATACATGACTAGAGAACACAACAATGCCCGTATGATTACGATTGGTTCTGAAATTGTCGGTGAAGAGTTGGCAAAAAATATTGTCAAAGAATTTTTATCTGCTCACTATGACGGTGGCCGTCATCAAATTCGCGTGGATATGTTAAATAAAATGGCGTAGAGATTTTTGTTTTGTCAACTGCCTGTAAGAAGTAAGCTTTTGAATTACAAATGATGAAATTAGTTTAAAGATGAGAGGAAGAATGAATAATGAAAATTGCCATTGGTTGTGACCACATTGTCACAGATACAAAAATCGCAGTTTCTGATTTTTTGAAAAGTAAAGGTTATGAAGTAATAGATTGTGGC
The DNA window shown above is from Enterococcus montenegrensis and carries:
- a CDS encoding DeoR/GlpR family DNA-binding transcription regulator, with the translated sequence MLKSERQRSILNLCEQYGVITVQFVRKNLQVSDMTIRRDLEELAQQDKIIRVHGGAQSKTFAAGKSTVIENAAIVPLDDLELSHLEKKRISIEEKNYIAKQAVQFIDSGDTIFLGSGTTIELMTKYLMKHDLRVVTNSLPVFNLLQENEQLDLYLVGGSYRQKTGAFVGSIANETIQKLSIEKAFVGVNGVREEYVSTFSIEEGKFQQLVLNQAKKRYLVADAHKFNQSDFYNFFNLRDIDALFTDKSIEEAVKNKYQQYTTIYS
- a CDS encoding PTS sugar transporter subunit IIA encodes the protein MSTGKEFFAPDTVYVSDKTTQEEVFNEVYQDLLKKDLVTDDFIVNLIERELNYPTGLDMTPVDSQLPNIAIPHTESEFVKTTRIVPIKINQAITFHNMINPDEELQVSFLFMILNEDGEAQAGLLADIMDFINSTDRKKMLEFFTYEDPKQIYQFLVENFKGE
- a CDS encoding PTS sugar transporter subunit IIB, coding for MVKILAACGAGVNSSHQIKSALESELAKRGYQVSCDAVMIKDINEEMLSHYDIFAQIANTDLGFPVNIPVVDAGAILYRIPAMAEPVYTQMEAAIKQVQK
- the lacA gene encoding galactose-6-phosphate isomerase subunit LacA — protein: MRVVLGSDAQAKKLKDIIKEYLVGEGFEVVDKTETPAADFVDSTLAIANDIKENEGSMGIAFDGYGAGSFMVATKVKGMVAAEVSDERSAYMTREHNNARMITIGSEIVGEELAKNIVKEFLSAHYDGGRHQIRVDMLNKMA